A stretch of Arachis hypogaea cultivar Tifrunner chromosome 15, arahy.Tifrunner.gnm2.J5K5, whole genome shotgun sequence DNA encodes these proteins:
- the LOC112750148 gene encoding zinc finger CCCH domain-containing protein 48, translated as MAVITTTRRTELLGRTTSPTCKYWLAGRCNRNPCRFLHKLPTLSSNVYYKHSKKPHSCVEKMRSSSVKKPTNCAPKAVKKPANCALKSVVSAEKPTKCEQKGVVIEKIENVEDVAALAMASVEKSRSICKYWMTDNCVHGDLCQNLHSWFYGDGFTTLAKLYEHKKVVTGIALPSGSDKLYSGSTDGTVRAWDCNTGHCVNTISVDSEVTSLISEGQWIFAGIKNAVKAWNIQTGANVTLDGPKGQVLSLNVGNDILLAGAEDGVIYAWRCNSEPKAESPFKLVATLSGHTKPVVCLAIGCHKMLYSGSMDHSIKVWDLDTLQCTMTLNGHTDIVTSLICWDNYLLSGSSDCTVNVWVCTEEGTLKVAYTHMVENAVLGLYGMSDVDAKPILFCSCKDNSVRMYELPTILERGRLFTKQEVRSFEIGPNGLFFTGDGSGLLNVWKWLEEPKVPTS; from the exons ATGGCTGTTATAACAACAACAAGGAGGACTGAACTTTTGGGTCGAACAACATCCCCAACATGTAAGTACTGGCTAGCTGGGAGATGCAACAGAAAtccttgtagatttttgcatAAGTTACCAACCTTGTCATCCAATGTATACTATAAGCATTCAAAGAAGCCCCATTCTTGTGTTGAGAAGATGAGAAGTTCCTCTGTTAAGAAGCCAACAAATTGCGCACCAAAGGCCGTCAAGAAACCAGCAAATTGTGCGCTGAAGTCTGTTGTGTCTGCTGAGAAGCCAACCAAATGTGAACAAAAGGGTGTAGTGATTGAAAAGATTGAAAATGTGGAAGATGTGGCCGCTCTTGCTATGGCTTCTGTGGAGAAATCACGCAGTATTTGTAAATATTGGATGACTGACAATTGTGTGCATGGTGACCTGTGTCAGAATTTGCATTCATGGTTTTATGGTGATGGGTTTACCACACTTGCAAAGCTTTATGAACACAAGAAG GTTGTCACTGGGATTGCACTGCCATCTGGTTCAGACAAACTTTATTCTGGCAGTACTGATGGCACAGTTCGCGCTTGGGACTGCAACACCGGCCATTGTGTTAATACGATAAGTGTTGATTCTGAAGTCACCTCATTGATATCTGAGGGCCAATGGATTTTTGCTGGCATAAAGAATGCTGTGAAG GCATGGAATATTCAGACTGGTGCAAATGTTACTCTTGATGGACCTAAAGGGCAAGTCCTTTCCTTGAATGTTGGCAATGATATCCTCCTTGCTGGAGCAGAG GATGGTGTTATTTATGCTTGGAGATGCAACTCTGAACCCAAAGCTGAGTCTCCTTTCAAACTGGTTGCAACACTAAGTGGCCATACTAAACCTGTAGTTTGTCTTGCTATTGGATGCCACAAGATGCTGTATTCTGGGTCCATGGACCATAGCATTAAG GTTTGGGACCTTGATACATTACAGTGCACGATGACACTTAACGGACATACTGACATAGTCACATCACTTATTTGTTGGGATAATTATCTATTATCTGGTTCATCTGATTGCACGGTCAATGTGTGGGTGTGCACTGAGGAGGGAACTCTAAAAGTGGCATACACTCACATGGTCGAAAAT gCTGTTCTTGGACTGTATGGGATGTCTGATGTAGACGCCAAGCCAATATTGTTCTGCTCGTGCAAAGACAATTCAGTTCGTATGTATGAATTGCCTAC GATTTTAGAGAGAGGTCGACTATTTACCAAACAAGAAGTTCGATCCTTTGAGATAGGCCCTAATGGACTTTTCTTCACCGGAGATGGGAGTGGTTTGTTAAATGTGTGGAAATGGTTGGAAGAGCCCAAGGTGCCAACCTCCTGA